From Toxorhynchites rutilus septentrionalis strain SRP chromosome 2, ASM2978413v1, whole genome shotgun sequence, a single genomic window includes:
- the LOC129768145 gene encoding putative nuclease HARBI1, with protein MDSVLLPILAEQEEIGMPCYHRRNHRKSTDFMKLSDEAFIKSFRLSKEAFRYVLEEIENCLTTRKGGLSTEVKLAACLRFFAEGNYQHGAGQDYHIAIAQPTFSKVLTEMLNILERTLCKKWISLNMTEDEQRRAKLHFYQKTSIPGVIMCLDGTHVKIIPPKLNRNLFFNRKGFYSLNVLIVCDDQQRIRFVDPTFQGSNHDSHIWRVSPARTHFEQLHQNGEVNTKILGDAGYPSEPWLVTPFRAAEEGSLESDFNRRHALGRAIVERTIGLLKNRFRCILGARQLHYNPTKCAQIINVCCALHNICLEFGRSQ; from the exons ATGGATTCCGTTTTGTTACCGATTTTGGCGGAGCAAGAAGAAATTGGAATGCCTTGCTACCATCGGCGAAACCACCGAAAATCAACCGACTTCATGAAACTTTCTGATGAAGC ATTCATCAAAAGTTTTCGTCTAAGTAAGGAAGCTTTTCGGTACGTTTTAGAGGAAATTGAGAACTGCCTTACCACAAGGAAAGGTGGTCTATCCACGGAGGTGAAACTCGCAGCATGTTTGCGATTCTTTGCTGAAGGAAATTATCAACATGGAGCAGGGCAAGATTATCACATTGCCATAGCACAGCCCACATTTTCCAAGGTGCTGACTGAAATGCTTAACATTCTGGAGCGGACACTGTGTAAGAAATGGATTTCCCTAAATATGACGGAAGACGAACAGCGGCGTGCTAAACTACACTTCTatcagaaaacatcaattcCGGGTGTTATTATGTGTTTGGATGGAACCCACGTAAAAATTATTCCACCTAAGCtgaatcgaaatttgttttttaatcggAAGGGATTTTATAGTCTCAACGTTCTGATT GTTTGTGACGATCAGCAAAGGATTCGTTTCGTTGATCCTACCTTCCAGGGATCTAATCATGACTCTCATATATGGCGTGTAAGCCCTGCAAGAACTCACTTTGAGCAGCTTCACCAAAATGGTGAAGTTAATACTAAGATTCTAG gtgatgctGGTTATCCATCGGAACCTTGGTTAGTAACGCCATTCAGAGCAGCGGAGGAAGGGAGTTTGGAGAGCGATTTTAATCGCAGGCATGCCTTGGGTCGTGCTATCGTCGAGCGGACAATCGGTTTACTAAAAAATCGGTTTAGATGCATCCTTGGCGCGAGACAACTTCACTACAATCCTACTAAATGCGCTCAAATTATAAATGTATGCTGTGCACTTCACAATATATGCTTAGAATTTGGTCGTTCTCAGTAG
- the LOC129768147 gene encoding uncharacterized protein LOC129768147 gives MEKNKNKTTTKNQFERIVLLLEQEPDIAKGFSRGNSGPYWDDLAAEVNSLGPPIRDGSGWKKVWADYKSGLKRKLAHNKREQRATGGGPNKIINLSELEEQAVLLTGLLATVEGIPGTSSHGTQLGSPSGEPQAADQENFIYYGTSDECDGINNTIHFQPSQPKKSRPSTTRLLELQVEQQNKFHTNVKSLLKNTNKNLSDLVHYQRQSARAILSVDATLKEHLSEQKRHNHEMEKIALEKSIATNP, from the exons AT ggaaaaaaacaaaaacaaaacaaccactAAAAATCAGTTCGAGCGGATTGTGCTGCTTCTGGAGCAAGAGCCGGACATAGCAAAGGGTTTCTCCCGAGGAAATTCCGGACCCTACTGGGATGATCTGGCGGCAGAAGTCAATAGTTTGGGACCGCCTATTCGCGATGGAAGTGGATGGAAAAAG GTTTGGGCGGACTATAAGTCCGGATTAAAGCGAAAACTCGCTCACAACAAACGGGAGCAGAGGGCGACAGGTGGAGGacccaataaaattatcaatttgtcCGAGCTGGAGGAGCAGGCAGTTCTACTAACTGGGTTACTTGCGACCGTGGAAGGAATCCCGGGTACCTCATCTCATGGAACACAGTTGGGTTCGCCTTCGGGTGAACCTCAAGCTGCAGACCaggaaaattttatatattatggTACTTCCGACGAGTGTGACGGTATCAATAATACCATTCACTTCCAGCCCTCTCAGCCGAAAAAATCCAGACCTTCTACCACGAGGCTATTAGAGCTGCAAGTCgagcaacaaaacaaatttcacaCCAATGTGAAATCCCtgttaaaaaacacaaacaagaaTTTGAGTGATCTGGTTCATTATCAGCGCCAATCAGCTCGAGCGATTCTTTCCGTGGATGCCACACTCAAAGAACATCTGAGTGAACAAAAACGACATAACCACGAGATGGAGAAGATCGCGCTGGAGAAATCAATAGCGACAAATCCTTGA